In the Cheilinus undulatus linkage group 19, ASM1832078v1, whole genome shotgun sequence genome, one interval contains:
- the mak gene encoding serine/threonine-protein kinase MAK isoform X9, producing MMNRYTTLKQLGDGTYGSVLMGRSNESGELVAIKRMKRKFYSWEECMNLREVKSLKKLNHANVVKLKEVIRENDHLYFVFEYMKENLYQLMKDRENKMFSENEIRNILFQVLSGLVFVHKHGFFHRDIKPENLLCMGPELVKIADFGLAREIRSKPPYTDYVSTRWYRAPEVLLRSISYSSPIDLWAVGCIMAELYTLRPLFPGNSEVDEIFKICQVLGTVKKADWPEGYQLAAAMNFRFPQCVPTHLKTLIPNASNEAITLMKDLLQWDPKKRPTAVQALRYPYFQVGQILGPRPQSQDVKKAQARMQAQRQTPESKTEPQQTSSESKASTSSSRNHQQHQPLQQIPLPQTECKPGLSHAKASSVGSENSISGGGVGVLKSGRRRWGQTVAKTSDSWEESDPSETSASNSKKPSLGNAVEEKASVEHRPLPKEQKPLYSYSTVTKLPNNIKTNQIDSNLPGSAARQHYLSQSRYLPGLITKNQNSSGDKEMAGMSLRDLWENSSNTVNKPLAPIGTRVNAASVLMCRVNPGLVGHWWNRTVWVLRENFISNC from the exons ATGATGAACCGTTACACCACCCTGAAGCAGCTGGGTGACGGCACCTATGGCAGCGTGCTGATGGGGAGAAGCAACGAGTCTGGAGAGCTGGTCGCTATCAAGAG AATGAAGAGGAAGTTTTATTCATGGGAAGAATGTATGAACCTACGAGAGGTGAAG TCACTGAAGAAACTGAACCATGCCAACGTGGTGAAACTGAAGGAGGTTATCAGAGAGAACGATCACCTCTACTTTGTCTTTGAATATATGAAGGAGAACCTCTATCAGCTTATGAAGGACAG AGAGAATAAGATGTTctctgaaaatgaaatcaggAACATCTTGTTTCAAGTTCTGTCTGGGTTGGTTTTTGTACATAAGCACG GTTTCTTTCATCGTGATATAAAGCCAGAGAATCTTCTATGCATGGGTCCAGAACTGGTCAAAATAGCAGATTTTGGACTGGCCAGAGAGATCCGCTCCAAACCTCCCTACACAGACTACGTGTCAACGAGATG GTATCGAGCTCCAGAGGTTCTGCTCAGGTCGATTTCCTACAGCTCTCCCATTGACCTGTGGGCTGTGGGCTGCATCATGGCTGAACTCTACACTCTCAGACCTCTATTTCCTGGAAACAGTGAAGTGGATGAGATCTTTAAAATCTGTCAAGTCCTAGGCACAGTCAAAAAG GCAGATTGGCCGGAGGGCTACCAGCTCGCAGCTGCTATGAACTTTCGGTTCCCCCAGTGTGTGCCGACCCACCTGAAGACCCTCATCCCAAATGCCAGTAATGAGGCCATCACTCTGATGAAGGACCTGCTGCAGTGGGACCCAAAGAAGAGACCGACTGCTGTGCAG GCCCTGCGTTATCCATACTTCCAGGTAGGACAAATTTTAGGACCTCGTCCTCAGAGCCAGGATGTGAAGAAAGCACAAGCAAGGATGCAAGCCCAGAGGCAGACACCAGAGAGCAAGACCGAACCCCAACAGACTTCATCTGAGTCCAAAGCCTCAACTTCCTCCTCCAGAAACCATCAGCAGCATCAGCCTCTTCAGCAGATCCCCCTACCCCAAACAGAGTGTAAACCAGGTCTCAGCCATGCA AAAGCATCATCAGTGGGCAGTGAGAACAGTATCTCTGGTGGAGGAGTGGGGGTGTTAAAGAGTGGCCGTCGTCGCTGGGGCCAGACGGTGGCCAAGACCTCAGATAGTTGGGAGGAATCTGACCCCTCAGAAACATCTGCCTCCAACTCCAAGAAACCCAGCCTAGGGAACGCAGTGGAGGAGAAGGCCTCTGTGGAGCACCGACCACT GCCAAAGGAGCAGAAACCTTTGTATTCATACAGCACAGTGACAAAGCTACCCAATAATATTAAAACTAACCAAATAGACTCCAATCTACCTGGATCTGCTGCACGGCAGCATTACCTGAGCCAGTCGAGATACTTGCCAG GGTTGATCACCAAGAATCAGAATTCCTCTGGAGATAAGGAGATGGCTGGCATGTCGCTGCGGGACTTGTGGGAGAACTCCTCAAACACAGTCAATAAACCACTCGCTCCAATTGGAACCAGAGTCAATGCAG CATCAGTGTTGATGTGTAGGGTGAATCCAGGGTTAGTGGGACATTGGTGGAATAGGACAGTATGGGTGTTAAGGGAAAATTTCATAAGCAATTGCTAG